From the Microcoleus sp. FACHB-672 genome, one window contains:
- a CDS encoding NB-ARC domain-containing protein, with protein MATLKASRQGLAKIRQKRKELGWPIGDHRWLEEASSILGVSWEEKGYLADGISEGTWSRFLKGKEGINTPAFKAYCQVLTINWEEVANPLERQDWDSAPDVSVFYGRTEELGRLEEWIVKDHCRVVALLGIGGIGKTTLSVKLAKQIQDDFKSLIWRSLRGDPPLQDLLGELILSLSNQHKTDLSHTLEGRLSQLMECLRSQRCLVVLDNWETVLDTGSLAGHPRQGYEGYGELLKRVGESQHNSCFVLTSWEKPKEIAAIEGPNLPVRSWKLKGLGSDAKNILKEKGLQEESLWEELIQLYKGNPFALKIVATTIKDLFDGGVSDFLNGTLFLGDFEYLLSEQFERLSQLEKKFLVYLGNYAEPVSRSQLQDFFCSEISVTELLKALESLNRRCLVEKINNENGTFFTLQPALAKYVTRKYK; from the coding sequence ATGGCAACTCTCAAAGCATCTAGGCAAGGACTGGCAAAAATTAGGCAAAAAAGGAAAGAACTGGGCTGGCCAATCGGTGATCACAGATGGCTGGAGGAAGCCAGTTCAATTTTGGGCGTGAGCTGGGAAGAAAAAGGCTATTTAGCCGACGGCATTTCCGAAGGGACTTGGAGTCGCTTCTTAAAAGGCAAAGAAGGCATCAACACTCCTGCCTTCAAAGCCTACTGCCAGGTACTCACAATCAACTGGGAAGAAGTGGCCAACCCCCTAGAACGTCAAGATTGGGACAGTGCACCCGATGTCTCTGTTTTTTATGGTCGCACTGAAGAACTTGGCCGGCTAGAGGAATGGATTGTTAAAGATCACTGTCGCGTCGTCGCACTGCTGGGAATCGGGGGGATTGGCAAAACAACTTTATCAGTGAAGCTAGCAAAACAGATTCAGGATGATTTTAAATCCTTAATTTGGCGAAGTTTGAGGGGCGATCCCCCGCTTCAAGACCTTTTAGGCGAGCTGATCCTTTCTCTATCCAACCAACACAAAACTGATTTATCTCATACTTTAGAGGGAAGACTTTCTCAACTGATGGAGTGCTTGCGCTCTCAGAGGTGTTTGGTGGTATTAGATAATTGGGAGACAGTGCTCGACACCGGCTCACTAGCCGGTCACCCACGGCAGGGATACGAAGGGTATGGTGAACTCTTAAAAAGAGTGGGAGAATCTCAACACAATAGCTGCTTCGTCCTCACAAGCTGGGAGAAACCAAAAGAAATTGCCGCAATCGAAGGCCCAAACCTGCCGGTTCGCTCTTGGAAACTGAAGGGTTTAGGGTCAGATGCCAAAAATATTCTTAAGGAAAAAGGTTTGCAGGAAGAATCGCTTTGGGAAGAACTGATTCAACTTTACAAAGGAAATCCTTTTGCTTTAAAAATTGTTGCGACAACGATTAAAGATTTATTTGATGGCGGTGTTTCTGATTTTTTAAATGGAACTCTTTTTTTAGGAGATTTTGAATATTTATTATCGGAACAATTTGAGCGACTATCCCAATTGGAGAAAAAGTTTTTAGTCTATCTGGGAAATTATGCCGAACCCGTTTCGCGTTCTCAATTACAAGATTTTTTCTGTTCAGAGATATCTGTAACAGAATTACTCAAAGCTTTGGAATCCTTGAATCGAAGGTGTCTTGTCGAAAAAATAAATAATGAAAATGGAACGTTTTTTACCCTACAGCCGGCACTGGCGAAGTATGTTACGAGAAAATACAAGTAA
- a CDS encoding DUF4347 domain-containing protein, giving the protein MENLVSIVFIDAAIEDKESLISGVAAGTEVVILNSNLDGVKQITYFLASRTGISHIHIVSHGTPGSLQLGSASLNSTNVDIYTHELQQWGSVLTTEGNILLYGCAVAAGERGADFVNKLSQLTGAVIAASISPTGNAEKGGNWELEYTTGSLNTYLAFEPAVLAAYSFIFSEANKTSLAH; this is encoded by the coding sequence ATGGAAAATTTAGTGAGTATCGTCTTCATTGATGCCGCTATTGAAGACAAAGAAAGTTTGATTTCTGGAGTGGCTGCCGGCACAGAAGTTGTGATCTTAAACTCTAACCTTGATGGAGTTAAACAAATCACTTATTTCCTAGCATCTCGCACTGGCATCTCGCACATTCACATTGTCTCCCACGGTACGCCAGGAAGTTTGCAGCTAGGATCGGCAAGCCTAAATTCGACCAATGTTGATATTTATACCCATGAGTTACAGCAGTGGGGAAGTGTTTTAACAACTGAGGGGAATATTCTCCTCTACGGCTGCGCTGTGGCAGCCGGCGAGAGGGGTGCCGATTTCGTGAACAAACTGAGTCAGCTAACCGGCGCTGTTATTGCTGCATCGATTAGCCCAACAGGTAATGCGGAAAAGGGGGGGAATTGGGAATTAGAATATACCACCGGCAGCCTTAATACTTACTTAGCATTTGAGCCGGCAGTTTTGGCAGCCTACAGTTTTATCTTTTCTGAAGCAAATAAAACCAGCTTGGCGCATTAA
- a CDS encoding response regulator transcription factor: MPRILVIDDDPAISELVAVNLEMAGYEVSQAEDGIKGQALALQLIPDLIMLDLMLPRVDGFTVCQRLRRDERTSDIPVLMLTALGQTQDKVEGFNAGADDYLTKPFEVEEMLARVRALLRRTDRIPQAAKHAEILNYGPLTLVPERFEAIWFDQTVKLTHLEFELLHCLLQRHGQTVSPSEILKEVWGYDPDDDIETIRVHVRHLRTKLEPDPRHPRYIKTVYGAGYCLELPSNGPTMDFGELASVVDQEAKPIQES; encoded by the coding sequence ATGCCCCGGATACTTGTCATCGACGACGACCCAGCAATCTCAGAACTTGTGGCTGTCAACCTGGAAATGGCCGGCTATGAAGTCAGCCAAGCCGAAGATGGCATCAAAGGTCAAGCCCTAGCCTTGCAACTGATTCCAGATTTAATCATGCTGGATTTGATGCTGCCTAGGGTAGATGGATTTACGGTATGCCAACGTCTCCGTCGAGATGAACGCACTTCAGACATTCCTGTGCTAATGCTGACGGCTTTAGGTCAAACTCAGGATAAGGTGGAAGGCTTCAATGCCGGTGCCGACGATTACCTGACTAAACCCTTTGAAGTTGAGGAAATGCTGGCACGAGTGCGGGCTTTGCTGCGCCGTACAGACCGCATTCCCCAAGCGGCCAAACACGCTGAAATCCTCAATTATGGCCCTTTAACCCTTGTACCAGAACGCTTTGAGGCGATCTGGTTCGATCAAACCGTGAAGCTGACTCATCTGGAGTTTGAACTCCTGCACTGCTTACTACAGCGTCATGGCCAAACGGTCTCGCCCAGCGAAATTCTTAAGGAAGTCTGGGGTTACGATCCAGACGATGATATCGAAACTATCCGGGTGCACGTGAGACACTTAAGAACCAAACTGGAACCTGATCCGCGCCATCCCCGTTACATTAAAACCGTCTATGGTGCCGGCTACTGTTTAGAGTTGCCCAGCAATGGGCCGACTATGGACTTTGGCGAACTGGCAAGTGTGGTAGATCAAGAAGCTAAGCCTATACAAGAGTCTTAA
- a CDS encoding TIGR03032 family protein — protein sequence MPNPPEQDTPQLELTGSRQFPEWLAEQGISLAFTTYQTGKLFLIGLQPNGRLSIFERTFNRAMGLYATPDRLYMSSLYQLWRFENALDAGQIHQGYDRLYVPQIGYTTGDIDTHDIAVDDSARIIFVNTLFSCLATVSERYSFVALWQPPFISKLAAEDRCHLNGLAMENNQPRYVTAVSSTDVADGWRDRRHNGGCVIDVVSNEVILSGLSMPHSPRVYQNKLWVLNSGAGYFGYVDLQRGSFEPVTFCPGYLRGLAFIRDFAVVGLSKPRHNKTFTGLPLDENLAAKDAEARCGLQVIDLRTGDIVHWLRIEGMIEELYDVAIIPGVRRPMALGFKTDEIRRVITFDLASS from the coding sequence ATGCCCAATCCGCCAGAACAAGATACCCCTCAACTCGAACTCACAGGTTCCCGCCAGTTCCCGGAATGGCTGGCGGAACAAGGTATTAGTCTTGCTTTCACGACTTATCAAACCGGCAAACTTTTTTTAATTGGCTTACAGCCGAATGGGCGTCTTTCTATTTTTGAGCGCACATTTAACCGGGCGATGGGACTGTATGCCACCCCGGATCGCTTGTATATGAGTTCTTTATATCAACTGTGGCGGTTTGAAAATGCCCTTGATGCCGGCCAAATTCATCAAGGTTATGACCGACTTTATGTGCCCCAAATTGGTTACACAACCGGCGATATTGACACCCACGATATTGCCGTAGATGACTCAGCTCGCATTATTTTTGTCAATACTTTATTTAGCTGTTTGGCGACAGTAAGTGAACGATACAGTTTTGTCGCCTTATGGCAACCGCCGTTTATTTCCAAGCTGGCTGCTGAAGATCGATGCCACTTGAATGGATTGGCGATGGAAAACAACCAACCCCGTTATGTTACAGCCGTTTCCTCAACGGATGTGGCGGATGGCTGGCGAGATCGTCGGCACAACGGGGGTTGTGTGATCGATGTTGTCAGCAACGAAGTAATTTTAAGTGGTTTGTCGATGCCTCACAGTCCCCGTGTTTACCAAAATAAACTGTGGGTGCTCAATTCTGGGGCCGGTTATTTCGGGTATGTGGATTTGCAACGGGGAAGTTTTGAGCCGGTGACGTTTTGCCCCGGATATTTGCGAGGATTGGCGTTTATCAGGGATTTCGCAGTCGTGGGGTTGTCGAAACCCAGGCATAACAAAACGTTTACCGGCTTGCCGCTTGATGAAAATCTTGCGGCTAAAGATGCAGAAGCACGTTGCGGTTTGCAAGTTATTGACTTACGCACCGGCGATATTGTGCACTGGCTACGGATTGAGGGAATGATTGAGGAATTATACGACGTGGCGATTATTCCTGGTGTGCGGCGTCCGATGGCGCTAGGCTTTAAAACTGATGAAATTCGCCGCGTGATTACGTTTGATTTGGCATCCAGTTAA
- a CDS encoding PQQ-dependent sugar dehydrogenase produces the protein MVFNLESSLFVDLDFYQSSNAELANLDNRQLLEHLGNSGLPQGRAFSPLVDLEFYQSSNSDLTGMDHRQLLEHLETYGVSEGRMFSPLIDLELYQSSNPDLTGMDSRQLLEHLKTNGLAEGRSASQVFDANFYRTNSPDLAAEGMDNRQLYEHFQLHGLAEGRAASGWFDAGDYLNNHADLAAQRFNYRQALQHFVRYGLLEGRAGSSSAPSDPAGNTLDTARNIALGTDSVTYRDAVGGGDAGDVYRFTLGTQSNFNLSLTGISGDVDVQLLDAGGAAIRSSDAESIKTLLNAGTYYLSVYPAEDAGETLYNLRLSANPVAIDLLPVQDIVPMQTRITPEDLPAPFASSSVSNPAEVLPVPENPLLNVPTGFSVNVFAEALDRPRWLAVTPTGDVLVTETPQNRIRLLRDTNGDGVTDVQQTFAGAENGLNMPFGMAFAGGYFYVGNADAVLRFPYTNGQEQIAGSGEKIADLPAGGHWTRNLAVSPDGQKLYVAIGSASNAEPEELPRASVQVMNLDGSNGQTFASGLRNPTGLDFNPVTGQLYTTVNERDGLGNDLVPDYLTGLSQDDFYGWPYAYLTPDRLDPRRTQNGQSERLDLASRTQTPDVLFQAHSAPLGLQFYDGQTFPEEYRNGAFVAFRGSWNRDQGTGYKLVYAPFDAGGNAQGDYQDFLTGFLLDPAKPATWGRPTGLQVHPDGSLLFTEEENGRIYRIQYMG, from the coding sequence GTGGTTTTTAATCTTGAATCCTCCCTATTCGTTGACCTCGACTTCTACCAGTCGAGCAATGCTGAGCTAGCCAACTTGGACAACCGGCAGCTTTTAGAACACTTAGGAAACTCTGGTTTGCCTCAAGGACGGGCGTTTTCGCCGTTGGTTGACTTAGAATTTTACCAATCTAGCAACAGTGACTTAACCGGCATGGATCACCGGCAACTGCTAGAGCACCTGGAAACCTACGGCGTATCTGAGGGACGGATGTTCTCTCCATTGATTGACCTAGAATTGTACCAATCTAGCAATCCAGACTTAACCGGCATGGATAGTCGGCAACTGCTAGAACACCTGAAAACTAACGGTTTGGCTGAGGGACGCAGCGCTTCTCAAGTCTTTGATGCCAATTTCTACCGCACCAACTCCCCAGACTTAGCTGCGGAAGGGATGGATAACCGGCAATTGTATGAACATTTCCAACTTCACGGTTTAGCAGAGGGACGCGCCGCCTCTGGATGGTTTGATGCCGGTGACTACCTGAATAATCATGCCGATTTAGCGGCACAAAGATTTAATTACCGGCAGGCGTTGCAACACTTTGTCCGCTACGGCTTGCTAGAGGGGCGTGCCGGCAGCAGTAGTGCGCCTTCAGATCCCGCAGGAAATACTCTTGACACTGCCCGAAATATCGCACTGGGCACCGATTCCGTGACTTACCGGGATGCCGTAGGGGGTGGGGACGCTGGCGACGTGTATCGCTTCACTTTGGGAACGCAGAGTAATTTCAACCTATCCTTAACCGGCATAAGTGGGGATGTCGATGTGCAACTGCTGGATGCGGGGGGTGCGGCGATTCGCTCATCTGACGCTGAATCGATTAAAACCCTGTTAAATGCCGGCACTTATTACCTCTCAGTTTACCCAGCAGAGGATGCCGGCGAGACTTTGTACAATCTCCGCCTCTCTGCGAATCCTGTTGCCATAGATTTGCTGCCGGTGCAGGACATTGTGCCCATGCAGACACGTATTACCCCGGAGGATCTTCCGGCACCCTTTGCCAGCAGCAGCGTTTCCAACCCCGCCGAAGTGCTGCCGGTGCCAGAAAATCCTCTGCTGAATGTGCCGACAGGCTTTAGTGTCAATGTGTTTGCCGAAGCCTTAGATCGCCCGCGCTGGTTGGCTGTCACACCCACAGGAGATGTACTCGTAACCGAAACCCCCCAAAATCGTATTCGCTTGCTGCGCGACACCAACGGCGATGGGGTGACGGATGTGCAGCAGACATTTGCAGGGGCAGAAAATGGGTTGAATATGCCATTTGGTATGGCATTCGCCGGCGGTTATTTTTATGTGGGTAACGCTGATGCGGTGCTGCGTTTCCCTTATACAAATGGTCAAGAACAGATTGCCGGTAGTGGGGAAAAAATTGCCGATCTGCCTGCCGGTGGACACTGGACACGCAACCTTGCTGTTTCACCCGACGGGCAGAAGCTTTATGTTGCCATCGGTTCAGCCTCGAATGCAGAACCTGAGGAACTACCACGGGCATCGGTGCAGGTGATGAACTTGGATGGTTCCAACGGGCAAACCTTCGCCTCCGGTTTGCGGAACCCCACAGGACTTGATTTCAACCCGGTAACAGGTCAGCTTTACACTACGGTGAATGAGCGGGATGGACTCGGCAACGACTTAGTGCCAGACTATCTTACAGGCTTGAGTCAGGATGATTTCTACGGATGGCCTTACGCTTATCTGACACCCGACCGGCTCGATCCTCGCCGCACACAAAATGGCCAAAGTGAGCGCCTAGACTTAGCCAGTCGCACGCAAACGCCTGATGTTCTGTTTCAAGCGCATTCCGCACCTTTAGGACTGCAATTTTACGACGGGCAAACCTTCCCGGAAGAATACCGCAATGGCGCATTTGTAGCATTTCGCGGCAGTTGGAACCGGGATCAGGGCACCGGCTATAAGTTGGTGTATGCTCCCTTCGATGCTGGTGGCAATGCCCAAGGTGACTATCAAGATTTTCTCACCGGCTTCTTACTCGATCCCGCAAAACCGGCAACTTGGGGACGCCCCACCGGCTTGCAAGTTCACCCAGATGGTAGTTTATTGTTTACTGAGGAAGAGAACGGTCGCATTTACCGCATTCAGTATATGGGTTAG
- the ndhL gene encoding NAD(P)H-quinone oxidoreductase subunit L — MMIALLYLILAGAYLVVVPFGLYIYLQKRWHVVSSFERAFMYFLVFFFFPGLILLGPFLNFRPHRRQIEV; from the coding sequence ATGATGATTGCGCTACTGTATCTGATTTTGGCAGGAGCTTACCTGGTGGTAGTTCCTTTTGGTCTCTATATTTACCTGCAAAAACGCTGGCACGTGGTAAGCTCCTTTGAGCGAGCTTTCATGTACTTCTTAGTGTTCTTTTTCTTCCCTGGGTTAATCTTACTCGGCCCATTTTTAAACTTTCGGCCCCATCGCCGGCAGATAGAAGTTTGA
- the chlP gene encoding geranylgeranyl reductase — protein MVLRVAIVGSGPAGSSAAETLAKAGIETYLFERKLDNAKPCGGAIPLCMVSEFDLPPHIIDRRVRKMKMISPSNIEVDINIEKEEEYIGMCRREIMDGFMRDRAATLGAKLINGTVHKLDIPTNNTDPYTLHYADHSDGSLEGTMKSLKADLVIGADGANSRVAKAIDAGDYNYAIAFQERIRLPDHMMDYYQDRAEMYVGNDVSPDFYAWVFPKYDHVAVGTGTMKVNQAQIKKLQAGIRARAAHRLVGGEIIKVEAHPIPEHPRPRRVRGRVALVGDAAGTVTKSSGEGIYFAAKSARMCAETIVEASNGGTRIPTEDDLKQYLKRWDKKYGLTYKVLDILQTVFYRSDATREAFVEMCADRDVQKMTFDSYLYKTVVPANPLIQMKITAKTIGSLLRGNALAP, from the coding sequence TTGGTATTACGGGTTGCTATTGTTGGATCTGGGCCAGCGGGTTCCTCTGCCGCTGAAACGCTTGCAAAAGCTGGGATTGAAACTTATCTATTTGAGCGCAAGCTAGACAATGCCAAGCCCTGCGGCGGTGCGATTCCGCTGTGTATGGTGAGTGAGTTTGACCTGCCGCCGCATATCATTGACCGGCGGGTGAGAAAAATGAAGATGATCTCACCATCAAATATAGAGGTCGATATCAACATTGAAAAAGAAGAAGAATATATCGGGATGTGCCGGCGCGAAATCATGGATGGATTTATGCGCGATCGGGCTGCCACTTTAGGGGCAAAACTGATCAACGGTACGGTTCATAAACTTGATATCCCCACTAACAATACCGATCCCTATACCCTGCACTATGCCGATCACTCGGATGGTAGCTTGGAAGGGACAATGAAATCCCTGAAAGCGGATCTTGTCATCGGCGCTGATGGGGCAAATTCCCGTGTTGCCAAGGCCATCGATGCTGGAGATTATAACTATGCGATCGCGTTCCAAGAGCGCATTCGCCTTCCAGATCACATGATGGACTACTACCAAGATCGGGCGGAAATGTATGTGGGGAACGATGTCTCCCCCGACTTTTACGCTTGGGTGTTCCCCAAATACGACCACGTCGCCGTTGGCACCGGCACGATGAAAGTTAACCAAGCTCAAATTAAAAAGCTACAAGCCGGTATTCGCGCCCGCGCCGCCCATCGCCTTGTCGGTGGTGAAATCATCAAGGTGGAAGCTCACCCCATCCCTGAACATCCCCGTCCTCGTCGCGTCCGGGGTCGCGTAGCCCTCGTTGGCGATGCTGCCGGTACGGTGACCAAGTCTTCGGGCGAAGGCATTTATTTTGCCGCCAAGTCTGCCCGGATGTGTGCTGAAACCATTGTGGAAGCTTCCAACGGTGGCACTCGCATTCCGACGGAAGACGATCTCAAGCAGTACCTGAAGCGGTGGGATAAGAAGTACGGACTCACCTACAAGGTGCTCGACATTCTGCAAACCGTCTTTTATCGTTCTGACGCCACCCGCGAAGCATTCGTGGAAATGTGCGCTGATCGCGATGTGCAGAAGATGACGTTTGATAGCTATTTGTACAAAACGGTGGTGCCGGCTAACCCTCTGATTCAGATGAAAATTACTGCCAAGACCATTGGTAGCTTACTCCGGGGTAATGCTCTCGCTCCCTAG
- a CDS encoding pentapeptide repeat-containing protein: MSGLLNNKDLNSQDLYTANLLPANLKEENLSGANLKGSNLRSSDLSGTDLSEANLSYTDLVDADLSKANLNGANLMKACLNLANLNESTLKGVNLSGSTLVGTNFSKADLSGANLREAKIIGANLSGANLSGANLSATDLSEADLTGATLERAIYDARTRFSRDIDPVERGAYCINANVSLPGVNLSGVDLSGSTLKRADLRGANLRGAKLMGAYLENANLFRANLSGADLRGAVLTGATLQKAVYDIKTRFSEEIDLTEAGAYWIAPNVSLAEVNLSEIDLSGADLSGANLSGANFSKANLMGVDFTKANLRKAHLEKANLQDAEMRGADLVSACLDRANLTQADLREVDMTRAELRGANLTGADLRKADLSGAFLNQANLSEADLREADLTKADLRGVNFKGADLRKADLTRANLEGALFNGAILSEADLKPVDNHSSFSHRHV; the protein is encoded by the coding sequence ATGAGTGGGTTATTGAATAACAAAGATTTAAATAGCCAGGATTTATATACCGCCAACCTCTTGCCGGCAAACCTGAAGGAAGAAAACCTCAGTGGTGCCAACCTAAAAGGTTCAAACCTCAGAAGCAGCGATCTGAGCGGGACAGACTTGAGTGAAGCCAACCTCAGTTACACAGACTTGGTTGATGCAGATTTAAGTAAGGCGAACCTGAATGGAGCCAACTTGATGAAAGCCTGCTTGAATTTGGCCAATCTTAATGAGTCAACCCTAAAAGGAGTCAACTTAAGTGGCAGTACCTTAGTCGGAACCAACTTTTCTAAAGCAGACTTAAGTGGGGCCAACCTGAGAGAAGCCAAAATCATTGGAGCCAACTTGAGTGGGGCAAACTTGAGCGGGGCAAACTTGAGCGCAACGGATCTCAGCGAGGCAGATTTAACCGGCGCAACCCTAGAAAGAGCAATTTACGATGCCAGGACTCGCTTTTCCAGAGATATCGATCCGGTTGAAAGAGGCGCATACTGCATTAACGCCAACGTGTCTTTACCGGGAGTCAATCTCAGTGGCGTAGATTTGAGTGGATCAACACTAAAGCGAGCCGATCTTAGAGGTGCGAACCTGAGAGGGGCGAAATTGATGGGCGCTTACCTAGAAAATGCCAATTTATTTAGAGCAAATCTAAGTGGAGCCGACCTCAGAGGCGCAGTTTTAACCGGCGCAACCCTGCAAAAAGCTGTCTACGATATTAAAACTCGGTTTTCTGAAGAAATTGACCTGACCGAGGCGGGTGCTTATTGGATTGCGCCTAACGTGTCGCTGGCTGAAGTTAATTTAAGTGAAATTGATCTCAGCGGTGCTGATTTGAGTGGAGCTAATTTAAGTGGGGCTAATTTCAGTAAAGCTAACTTGATGGGAGTAGATTTCACGAAAGCAAACTTAAGGAAAGCCCACTTAGAAAAAGCAAATTTGCAAGATGCAGAAATGAGAGGAGCCGATTTAGTTTCAGCTTGTTTAGATCGGGCTAATTTAACGCAAGCTGACCTTAGAGAAGTAGACATGACGAGAGCAGAGTTAAGAGGAGCCAATCTCACGGGAGCGGATTTAAGAAAAGCGGATCTCAGCGGCGCTTTTTTAAATCAGGCAAACTTGAGTGAAGCTGACTTGAGAGAAGCCGATTTAACCAAAGCTGATTTACGGGGCGTTAATTTTAAAGGGGCTGATTTAAGAAAGGCAGATTTAACGCGGGCAAACTTGGAAGGCGCGCTGTTCAATGGCGCGATTTTGAGCGAAGCAGATTTAAAGCCGGTGGATAACCATTCTTCTTTCTCGCACCGCCATGTGTAA
- a CDS encoding choice-of-anchor K domain-containing protein has protein sequence MATLAATALLATASPAQAFSFTGTSCGEWAMPALPSQSTLLSNQDSGISNHLEWGQTAYCTNCTPFKNYVQYDGVSFNVSTNTLFNLGNLTYRNGSTWDGFNGDFPLHVSLSLSYPFTQTQTFDFAFNILNTPNVTGDSVEDGDKLRFASAGLSGQTFNYAGVDYTLKLSGFSTDGGKTILSEFNSPEGSAANASLYGQITAVLPADTTSVPEPASGVGLTLLGVYLTVRRRAKNKLAD, from the coding sequence ATGGCGACTCTGGCCGCTACGGCACTCCTTGCCACAGCCAGTCCAGCCCAAGCTTTCAGCTTCACCGGCACCTCATGTGGTGAATGGGCGATGCCGGCCCTGCCATCTCAGAGTACGCTTCTTTCCAACCAAGATAGCGGGATCAGCAATCATCTGGAATGGGGCCAAACTGCTTACTGTACGAACTGCACCCCATTTAAAAATTATGTTCAGTATGACGGAGTCAGTTTTAATGTTAGTACAAATACCCTGTTTAATCTTGGGAATTTAACCTACCGAAATGGCTCAACTTGGGACGGTTTTAACGGCGACTTTCCGCTTCATGTTAGTTTGTCTCTAAGCTATCCGTTTACTCAAACCCAGACGTTTGACTTTGCATTTAACATTCTCAACACACCCAATGTGACCGGCGATTCCGTTGAGGATGGTGATAAGCTGCGTTTTGCGAGTGCCGGTTTATCGGGTCAAACCTTTAACTATGCCGGTGTGGATTACACGCTGAAACTGAGTGGCTTTTCTACCGATGGCGGCAAGACTATTTTAAGTGAATTCAACTCTCCTGAAGGCAGCGCAGCCAACGCATCTTTATACGGACAAATTACTGCTGTTCTACCGGCTGACACCACTTCTGTGCCAGAACCGGCAAGTGGAGTTGGGCTGACTCTGTTGGGGGTTTATTTGACTGTGCGCCGCCGCGCTAAAAATAAGTTGGCCGATTGA
- the trpA gene encoding tryptophan synthase subunit alpha, with amino-acid sequence MTSVSDCFKSLRERGQCALIPFITAGDPDLETTAEALRILDRAGADLIELGVPYSDPLADGPVIQAAATRALQRGTRLEQVLEMVAHVSPTLQAPIILFAYYNPILYRGVDKFLQQISQAGVRGLVVPDLPLEEAEILLKPAAKYSIELILLVAPTTPQERIEAIARQSQGFIYLVSVTGVTGVRTELQSRVQDLLHQMQEVTDKPIGIGFGISGPEQARQVKDWGADAVIVGSAFVKRLADCPPAEGLQAIEAFCQSLKTAITTA; translated from the coding sequence ATGACTTCTGTATCTGATTGCTTTAAATCTCTGCGTGAACGCGGCCAATGTGCCTTAATTCCATTTATTACAGCCGGCGATCCAGACTTAGAAACAACAGCTGAAGCCTTGCGGATTTTAGATCGCGCCGGCGCTGATTTAATCGAACTCGGTGTCCCCTACTCAGATCCCCTCGCAGATGGGCCGGTGATTCAAGCTGCCGCCACCCGCGCCCTGCAACGCGGAACCCGCTTGGAACAGGTGTTGGAAATGGTTGCCCATGTCAGCCCCACCCTACAAGCCCCAATTATTTTATTTGCCTACTACAACCCAATTTTGTACCGGGGTGTTGATAAATTCTTGCAGCAAATTAGTCAAGCCGGCGTCCGGGGATTAGTTGTCCCGGATTTGCCCTTGGAAGAGGCTGAGATTCTCTTAAAACCGGCAGCGAAATATTCTATCGAGTTGATTTTACTCGTCGCGCCCACCACGCCACAAGAGCGGATTGAAGCGATCGCCCGTCAATCCCAAGGATTTATTTATCTGGTTAGTGTCACCGGCGTTACCGGCGTGCGAACTGAATTGCAATCTCGTGTTCAAGATTTACTCCACCAGATGCAGGAAGTCACCGACAAACCCATCGGCATCGGTTTTGGCATCTCCGGGCCAGAACAGGCCCGTCAGGTCAAAGATTGGGGTGCAGATGCCGTCATCGTGGGCAGTGCCTTTGTTAAACGCTTAGCAGATTGCCCGCCAGCCGAAGGATTGCAGGCCATAGAAGCATTTTGTCAGAGTCTCAAGACCGCTATCACAACTGCCTAG
- a CDS encoding DUF3007 family protein yields MRRIDIIGIGFGIFAAGGLAYLILQAAGLNSLEAGIWSQVFLVGGLIGWLLTYLFRALTKNLTYNQQVKDYEDAVFQKRLEEMTPEELAQIQAEIEQEKSNG; encoded by the coding sequence ATGCGACGAATTGATATCATCGGAATTGGCTTCGGCATCTTTGCCGCCGGCGGCTTAGCTTATCTCATTTTGCAGGCAGCCGGTTTAAATAGTCTGGAAGCCGGCATCTGGAGTCAAGTCTTTTTAGTGGGTGGATTAATCGGCTGGCTATTGACCTATTTATTTCGCGCCCTTACTAAAAATCTGACCTATAACCAACAGGTCAAAGATTACGAAGACGCAGTCTTCCAAAAGCGCTTAGAAGAAATGACACCCGAAGAACTCGCACAGATCCAAGCTGAGATTGAACAGGAAAAAAGCAATGGATAA